In the Fusarium oxysporum f. sp. lycopersici 4287 chromosome 9, whole genome shotgun sequence genome, one interval contains:
- a CDS encoding translation initiation factor IF-3, with product MNSFACLQSSRRALYRVFVQHEALLTRQFQPPRALPIQNRSFSASQLRARKSKKREDEIETDPFADEGQDRSFDRRYTTQEEFEKSGRDRLPQDFEIKDPKIMVLDNGVFDGPLLTKNVLSRLPETDSLRMVTPYIPGDPKKDKPTQYAICKIVNKREEYERQRELTQRRRLSKQTTPKTKEVEMSWAISEHDLGVKTQQLVGFLSKGMKVELILGFKKKGQKRRTSEDTAEEVYTKVNKLVEQLGSREYKPRDGEVGKTMRIYLEGIIKQARAKPQAEEESQDADAQKDA from the coding sequence ATGAACAGCTTTGCATGCCTTCAAAGTTCCCGTCGAGCCCTCTACAGGGTCTTTGttcaacatgaagctctcCTCACACGACAGTTCCAACCTCCGCGAGCCCTACCTATACAGAACCGTTCCTTCTCCGCATCACAATTAAGAGCCCGTAAATCGAAGAAACGCGAAGATGAAATTGAGACAGATCCTTTCGCTGATGAGGGCCAAGACCGAAGTTTCGATCGACGATACACTACCCAAGAGGAGTTTGAAAAGTCTGGTCGCGATCGCCTCCCCCAAGATttcgagatcaaggaccCAAAGATCATGGTTCTCGATAATGGTGTGTTCGATGGACCTCTTCTCACAAAAAACGTTTTGAGTCGACTGCCCGAGACAGACTCCCTTCGCATGGTGACACCCTACATCCCAGGTGATCCAAAGAAGGACAAGCCAACTCAGTATGCTATTTGCAAGATTGTCAACAAGAGAGAAGAATACGAGCGCCAGCGTGAATTAACCCAACGTCGCCGTTTGTCCAAACAGACCACACCCAAGACCaaagaagttgagatgagCTGGGCCATCAGTGAGCATGACCTTGGGGTCAAGACACAGCAGCTGGTTGGATTCCTCAGCAAGGGAATGAAGGTTGAACTCATCCTTGgattcaagaagaagggacAGAAGAGACGAACGTCTGAGGATACTGCAGAGGAAGTCTACACCAAGGTGAACAAGCTTGTCGAGCAACTAGGATCAAGAGAGTACAAGCCAAGAGATGGAGAGGTTGGAAAGACGATGAGGATTTACCTCGAGGGAATCATAAAACAGGCCCGTGCAAAGCCACAGGCGGAAGAGGAATCACAAGACGCAGATGCTCAAAAGGACGCGTAA